AGAACTGCGGAGGATGAAATAGGCAAAGTAGATCAGCAGTGCGATCGCAGAAGCGTTTTGCTTTGGGTCTCCACTCCAGAACTCTCCCCAGGTGTATCGAGCCCAGACCATGCCAGTCACGATACCGAGCACGCCGAATAGACAACCTGCTTTGGCATACGCTTCGGCCCGGATGTCGAAGTACTCATTTTTGCTCGATAGGTATCGGAGCGAATAGACTAGGGATCCTGTCAGCAGGATGATCATCCCAAACCACATGGTGACGTGGTAGTACAGGTTTCGGATGGTCTCGTTGAGGATGGCGAGACGGGGAACCTCCATCAGTAACCCGCCCAAGAGTGCATAGGCGGTGAGCAGCACACCCAAGATTTTCCACCAAGATTTTTTAATTGAAAACATATTAGCTTCTCCATAGGTAGGGAAACAGCAGATAGGCCAGCGTCCCTACGATCATATCAATTGCGAGCAAAGTTAGTAACTCATCGAGACTTTCGGAGCGTGCAATCCCATCTATTGCATTTCGCGAAAGCTTGATGATCATCAATAGGATAGGTATGATGACTGGGAAGGAAAGAATGGCCATGAGCATGCCGTTGTTGTCTGCCTTGGAGGCGATTCCAGACATCAGCGAGAGTGTCGTGGCGAACCCAACCGTGCCTGCTAGAATAATAAGGAGAAAGAAACCGGGGTCTTGCACACGATTACCGAGCACGAGGCTAAACACACCGAAGGCCAAGATGGAGAGTAGGATGAGCAAGCCAGAGTTGTAGAGGATCTTGGAGAGGATGATGCTTTGTGGGCGGACTAGGTTGAAGTAGTAGAGCTGCCGACCTTCCTTTTCTTGGATGAAGCTTTTGGCGACCGTGCTGATGGAGGTGAACAGGATGATGATCCAGTAGAGCGCATTCCAGCTGAACTGATCGACCCGAGCATGTAGCACCTCGAAAGATAGGTAACAGATAAAGATCGTAGAAAAAGTATACAGCAGTATGCCGTTGAGGGCATATTTGTGCCTCCATTCGAGTACGATATCTTTCCACAGCAGTGCCTTGATCTCTTTGAGCATAACAGGGGGCAAATTTAGAGCAAGATTTGCTATAACTTTTCACTTTGATAATTTAAAGCTTTGGATTGCGGGTCAATCCCCTTAGCATTGTGTTTATTTAGTATAAGGAAATAAATGGAAACTATACTCGTAACTGGCAGTGCCGGATTTATCGGCTACCACCTTTCGAAACGATTGCTTGATGATGGTTACAAAGTCATCGGTGTAGACAATCTGAATGATTACTATGATGTCAATCTGAAAAGAGCAAGATTGACTCAATTAGAAACGTACGATCAGTTTTCCTTTTATGAAACAGGCCTGGAAGACAAAACTGGTTTGGAGCAAGTTTTTACTGAAAACACAGTGGAATATGTCGTTAATTTAGCTGCTCAAGCAGGGGTTCGATATTCGATTGAGAATCCAGCAGCTTATGTCAACGCCAACTTGGTCGGCTTTGCCAATATCATTGAAATAAGTAAGAATAATAATGTGAAGCAGTTTTTGTTTGCCTCTTCGAGCTCAGTGTATGGAGCGAATGAAAACATGCCTTTTTCGGTAAGTGACAATGTGGATCACCCCATGTCTCTTTATGCTGCGACCAAAAAATCCAATGAATTGATTGCACACTCTTATGCTTCGTTGTTTGACTTGCCTGTCACGGGACTAAGGTTTTTTACAGTGTATGGTCCTTGGGGTCGGCCAGATATGGCTTTGTTTTTGTTCACTAAAGCGATACTTGCTGGAGAAGAAATCAATGTTTTCAATGAGGGTAAGATGCTTCGAGATTTCACGTATGTGGGCGATATCGTAGAAGGAATCAGTAGGTTACTGAAAAGCCCAGTTGAAATAAATAGGGATTGGGACGGCAAAAACCCAGACCCTTCGTCAAGTTATGCCCCATATCGTTTATACAACATTGGAAACAATGACCCTGTAGAATTGATGGACTTTATCCGAGCGATAGAGGCCAAATTGGGCATCAAGGCTAAAATGAACTTGATGCCATTGCAGCCTGGAGATGTGCCACAAACCTATGCTAATGTAGATGCGCTCATGAAAGACGTCGGGTACAAACCTAGTACGACGATCGAAGAGGGAATCGGAGCATTCGTTGATTGGTACAAAGACTATTACAATGCCTAAAACCTATAACCTAACTTAACTATGAAAGGAATTATTCTCGCAGGAGGATCTGGTACGCGATTGCACCCATTGACGATGGCGATCAGTAAGCAGATGCTTCCTGTGTATGATAAACCCATGATCTATTACCCTTTGTCTACTTTGATGTTGGCGGGGATTCGAGAGATTTTGATTATTTCCACCCCGAGAGATTTGCCATTGTTTCAAGGCTTGCTCGGAGATGGCAAAAGCCTAGGGTGTGAATTTCATTATGCCGTGCAAGAAAGGCCAGAAGGGCTGGCCCAAGCTTTTTTGATTGGAAAGGAATTCATCGGAAAAGAGAAAGTAGCCTTGGTCTTGGGGGATAATATTTTCTATGCTTCTGGGCTGTCCAAAAAACTACAAAGTGCAAGCAATATCGAAGGGGGCTTGGTGTTTGCCTATCATGTCAATGACCCGGAGCGTTATGGAGTGGTCGAGTTTGATGACAAAAAGAAGGCTCTGTCGATTGTGGAAAAGCCAGAAAAACCAAAGTCAAATTTTGCGGTACCTGGGCTCTATTTTTATGACAATGATGTGGTCAATATTAGCGAATCGATCAAGCCTAGTGCACGAGGAGAACTTGAAATCACGTCTGTCAATAGTGAGTATCTACAGCAAGGGCGGCTTAACGTTGAGATTTTGGATAGAGGAACGGCGTGGTTGGACACAGGTACTTTTGCTTCATTGATGCAAGCGGGGTCTTTTGTCCAAGTCATCGAAGAAAGGCAAGGCTTGAAGATCGGATGTATCGAAGAAGTTGCGTACAAAATGAATTTTATTGATGCTAAGGAGTTGGAGGCCTTGGCTCGACCCTTGGTCAAGAGTGGGTATGGAGAGTATTTGATGAATTTAATTGGCGCATAGTATGGAAATCAAGTCATTACATTTGAAAGGGGCTTTTTCGGTACAGCCCAAGCTGTTTCAAGACAATCGAGGGTATTTTTTCGAATGGTTCAATGCCAAACGCTTTGAACAAGAAACGGGGATCGGGTTTGTGCCTGTTCAGTTCAATTCATCTCGGTCTACTAAGGGAGTGTTGCGTGGCATGCATTTTCAAGAGATGCCAGCTAGTCAAACCAAACTAGTCGGCGTGACTCAGGGAGAGATTCAAGACGTGATTGTAGATTTGAGAGAAGGTTCTCCTACCTATGGCCAATATTACTCGGAGGTGATTAGTCAAGAGAAAAAGAATCAGTTGTTCGTGCCCAAAGGGTTTGCACACGGTTTTTTGGTGTTATCTGAGACAGCAGAAATTTTTTATGCGATCGATGACTACTATTCACCAGAGCATGAGAGTGGGATCATGTACAACGACGCTGCTGTAGGCATCGAGTGGCTATTGCCAGAAAACGAAATCATTCTTTCAGAAAAGGACAAACTATACGAACCACTAACTAACAGAACATTAAATTTTCAATACAATGGCTAAGAAAAGAGTACTTATTACAGGAGGAGCAGGATTCCTTGGTTCACATTTGTGTGATCGTTTTTTGAAGGAAGGCTGTCACGTGATTGCTATGGACAATCTGATTACAGGTTCTTTGGACAATATTCAACATTTGTTTCACAGAGAGGATTTCGAGTTTTACAATCACGACGTGTCTAAGTTTGTCCATGTGCCTGGAGACTTGGACTACATCATGCATTTTGCATCGCCAGCTAGTCCGATCGATTATTTGAAGATGCCTATTCAGACTTTGAAAGTAGGTTCTTTGGGTACGCATAATTTGTTAGGGTTAGCTAAGGCTAAAGGAGCAAGAATGCTTATTGCATCTACTTCAGAGGTATATGGAGACCCTTTGGTTCACCCACAGACGGAAGATTATTGGGGTAATGTAAACCCTGTCGGGCCAAGAGGAGTATACGATGAGGCGAAGCGTTTTCAAGAGGCCATGACGATGGGGTATCATACGTTCCATGGTGTGGAGACGCGAATCGTCAGGATATTCAATACCTATGGCCCAAGAATGCGATTGGACGATGGTCGTGTGTTGCCAGCTTTCATTGGGCAAGCTTTGAGAGGAGAAGATTTAACCGCATTTGGTGACGGTTCACAGACGAGATCTTTTTGTTATGTAGATGACCTGGTCGAGGGGATTTACCGATTGCTATTGAGTGATTGTGCTGATCCTGTCAATATAGGCAATCCAGATGAAATCACGATCAATCAATTTGCGGAAGAAATTTTGAAATTGACGGGTAGCAAGTCTAAGATTGTCTATAAGCCATTGCCAACAGATGACCCGAAGCAGCGTCAACCGAACATCACCAAAGCAAAGGAGCTTTTGGGTTGGTCACCGCAATTTTCAAGAAGTGAAGGTTTGAAGCCTACTTTGGAGTATTTTAAGAATAAAGTGAAATAAGATGGATATAAAAGTTGGAGTCATTGGTTTAGGCTATGTTGGCTTGCCGCTAGCAGTCGCAGCAGCAGAGCAGTACGAGGTGATTGGTTTTGACATCAATCAAAAGCGTATCGATGAATTGGTGGCAGGTCATGACCGAACAGGTGAGGTGAGTCAGCAAGGCTTGTCTTCGTCTTCAGTACGTTTTAGTGCGGAAGCACAGGATTTGGCATCTGCCAACTTTTATATAGTGACTGTTCCTACACCCATAGACGAAAACAACAATCCAGACCTTTCGTTGGTGGAGAAAGCCTCCGTTTTGGTGGGAAAGTATCTCAAAAAGGGAGACATAGTAGTCTATGAGTCCACGGTGTTTCCGGGATGTACAGATGAAATTTGTAAACCGATATTGGAGAGAGAGTCTGGTTTGGTTTTCAACCAAGATTTTTATCTAGGGTATTCTCCAGAGCGCATCAATCCAGGAGACAAAGAGCGAGGTGTCAAAGAAATTTTGAAAGTCACAAGTGGCAGTACGGAGGAAATTGCCGCTCGTATCGATGCGTTTTATGCCTCTTTTATTACGGCAGGGACCTATCGAGCGTCTTCCATCAAGGTCGCTGAAGCGGCTAAGGTTATTGAAAATTCTCAGCGAGACATCAACATTGCCTTTGTCAACGAACTCGCGTTGATCTTCAATCGATTGGATATCGATACAGCAGAGGTATTGGAAGCCGCGGGTACCAAGTGGAATTTCTTGCCATTCAAACCAGGGTTAGTCGGTGGGCATTGTATCGGAGTGGATCCTTACTATTTGACGCACAAAGCAGAGAGTGTCGGTTATTTGCCTGAAGTGATCTTGGCAGGTCGCCGGATCAATAGCAACATGGGCAAGTTCGTCGCACAGGAGGTCATCAAGCTGATGACAAAGAATCGTGTGGAGTTGGTGGATGCTCGTGTGCTGGTATATGGCATTACCTTCAAAGAAAACTGTCCAGATGTACGCAATACCAGAGTCATTGATATCATCGAAGAGTTACAGGAGTACAACATCCAGGTGGATGTCTTTGACCCGTTGGCAGATGCGAGCGAAGTGAAAGAAGAATATGGGATAGCATTGGTTTCGGATATCTCTACAACATATAGTGCTCAGATATTGGCCGTCGCTCATAAAGAGTTTGACGAAATTGATTGGAAAAGCCAGTCTGAAAGCAGCCTTATTTATGATGTGAAGGGGGTTTTACCTCGAGGATTGGTCGCCGGATTTCTGTAGGAAGGGAATAGATTTTAAGAATATAATTATTGTTGCTAGATTTGCGCCGCATTTAACCCTGCAAACACCAAATATTTTGAAGAACAATTGCATTTATAAGTACCATGAATCTACCACGCTCTGTTGTAGATAACCTATTCATGCGCAATTCTTAAAATTCAATTTAATTCAAAAAATTTCATACGAAATGGACAGTAGGGTCAGGCATATTGCCAAAAGTATAACATGGAGGATAATAGCCACGGGGACTACCTTGTTGGTGGCGGGCTATATTCAAGATGAGAAGGAAGATGCATTGCCAACGTTTAGTTTACTTGCGTTTTTTGATGTAACCGTCAAAATGCTGATGTATTACCTGCACGAGCGGTTTTGGTTCAACCTCAAAATTGAAATTAATTCTAAATTGAGACATGTGATCAAGGCATTCTCATGGCGGATCATTGCCTCTTTGACTACATTGGTCTTGGTGGTAATATTGTTTCGCGATCAGCCCAATCCGGTCGAAAAGGGAATCACGATTGCTGGTATCGAGTTTTTCTTGAAAATGCTCTTTTATTATGGTCATGAAGAAGCATGGTATCGAATCAACCTGGGCTTGGACAATAGGGAGAAAAACAAAGGGACATCATGACAGAAAATATCATTCCACATAGTCATTCGATCACCCCAGCAGACCGCATCAAAAAATTAGGGTATAAGCCGTTTTTGATCTGGTTTGTAGGGATGTCTGGATCTGGAAAATCTACGTTGGCGAGTGCTCTGGAAGAAAAGCTATTTGCCGATGGTCGAAATACCTACATTCTAGACGGAGACAACATTCGCAGTGGCCTCAACAAGGATTTGGATTTTTCGGACGAAAGTCGAAAGGAAAATATCCGTAGAATCGCTGAAGTATCTAAATTGTTTGTCGATGCTGGTACCGTTGTTTTGACGGCCTTTATTACTCCTTTCGCCGAAGAGCGCGAAAAAGTCAAACAACTGGTGGGTTCAGACAATTACTTGGAGATATTTGTCGATTGCCCGTTGGAGGAGTGTGAAAAACGAGATGTCAAAGGACTATATGCCAAAGCGAGAAGAGGAGAAATCAAGAACTTCACGGGTATAGATTCTCCCTTCGAAAAGCCGACCAACGCTGATATTGTAGTGGAATCACACAAAGTATCTATTGCTGAAGGCGTAGAGGCTATTTATAAAATTGTAAAAGAAAAAATCAACATACATGAGTAACTACAATCTTACGCATATCAAAGAGCTTGAAGCGGAAGCGATTTATATATTAAGAGAAGTTTTCGCACAGTTTGAAAATCCAGCGATCCTGTTTTCAGGAGGGAAAGACTCGATCTGTGTCGCTCACTTGGCACGCAAGGCATTCTTCCCTGCCAAAATTCCTTTCCCATTTGTACATGTGGACACTGGGCACAACTTCCCAGAAACGATGGAATTTAGAAACCAGTATGTTGAGGAACTTGGTGTGAAGCTGATTGTAGGATCGGTACAAAAGTCCATCGATGACGGTGCTGCTACAGAAGAAAAGGGTAAAAATGCCAGCAGAAATGCCATTCAAACGGTCACGCTACTCGATACGATCGAAGAGCATCAGTTTGATGCTTGTATTGGCGGTGCACGTAGGGATGAAGAAAAGGCTCGAGCGAAAGAGCGATTCTTCTCCCACCGAGACGAATTTGGTCAGTGGGACCCTAAAAACCAGAGACCAGAGCTATGGAACATCTTCAACGGCAGATGCCATCAAGGAGAAAACTTCCGAGTTTTCCCATTGAGCAACTGGACAGAAATGGATGTATGGCAGTACATTTTGTCGGAAAACATCGCCTTGCCATCGCTTTACTTCGCGCACGAGCGACAAGTGATCCGCAGAAGCAACACGTGGTTGCCGGTATCTGACTTTATCACGATAGCGGATGACGAGGAAGTAGTTACTAAGAAAATTCGATTCAGAACCTTGGGAGATATTACCATCACCGGAGGAGATGAATCAGATGCCGATACATTGGAGAAAATCGTAGACGAGGTAGCTTCTGCCAGACAAACCGAAAGAGGTAACAGAGAGGATGACAAACGCTCAGAAACCTCCATGGAGGACAGAAAGAAGCAGGGGTATTTTTAACGTCCAGCCATTGGCTGTTGGCAATGAGAGACTTTACAAAATACGAAATTTGGGAGTTAGCGATTGAAATTGCAGAGTTGATTTACGCTTCTTCCAAAGTTTTTCCAGATGAGGAGAAATTTGGCTTGGTTTCTCAGATTAGGAGAGCTTCGGTTTCTATATCTTCAAATATAGCCGAAGGTGCAAGCCGGTCGTCTGACAAAGAGTTTAACAGGTTTTTAGAAATTGCCATGGGCTCATTGTTTGAAGTACGGTCACAAGTATTTTTGGCCAAGAGAATTAAAATTTTAGAAGAAAAAGAGTTTGAAATGTTAGATGGTAAATTATCTGTTCTAGCAAAAAAGATGAACTCCTTAAGAAATAAGTTAAACCATAATCTTAGCTAATAGCTAACTGCTAATAGCCAAAAGCAACTGAACATGGAAAAGCACGATAACAAAGGTTACCTCAACATGGAACTTCTCCGATTCACTACGGCAGGTAGTGTCGATGACGGAAAGAGTACCCTGATCGGTAGATTGCTATATGATTCAAAATCGATATTTGCCGATCAGCTGGAGCAAGTAGCCAAATCAAGTGAGCGAAAAGGTCTCGATCATACAGATTTGGCCCTACTGACAGATGGGTTGAAAGACGAGAGAGAGCAAGGCATCACCATCGATGTGGCCTATAGATATTTCGCTACACCGAAAAGAAAATTTATCATTGCTGATACCCCTGGTCATATCCAGTACACTCGGAATATGGTGACAGGAGCCTCTACTGCCAACTGTGCACTGTTGTTGGTGGATGCCCGAAAAGGAGTAATCGAGCAAACCAGAAGGCATTCTATCATTGCTTCTTTGTTGAAAATACCGCACGTCATCGTGTGTGTCAACAAAATGGATTTGGTCGACTACAGTGAAGAAGTATTCGAAAAAATCAAAGAGGATTACGAAGCATTCGCATCGAAACTTGAGGTGAAAGACGTTCGTTTTATTCCGATCTCTGCGCTCAACGGCGACAATGTAGTGAACCGAAGTGAGGAGATGTCTTGGTATGAGGGCTCTACATTGCTATACACCTTAGAGAACATTCACATTGGTAGTGATCACAACCACATCGATTGTCGCTTTCCGGTGCAGAATGTCATCCGACCAAAAACCGACAAATACCACGACTATAGAGGCTATGCTGGACGTATCGCTAGTGGTGTGTTCAAAGCTGGGGATGAAGTCACAGTGATGCCTTCTGGTTTTAGTTCCAAGATCAAATCCATCGATACTTATGATGGAGCAATTGATGAAGCATTTGCACCTATGTCAGTAACGATACAGTTGGAAGACGAGATCGATATTGGACGTGGCGACATGATCGTTCGTACCAACAACAAGCCAGAGGCAATACAAGACATCGAAGTGATGGTTTGCTGGCTCAATGGCAAAGGGCCGAAACCTCGTGCAAAGTATATCCTGAGACATACGACTTCAGAGGTGAAAGCGATGATCAAGGACATCACTTACAAATTGGATATCAGTACACTCCATAGAAATGAGGAGGACAAAGAAGTCGGTGCAAATGACATTTGTAAAATGCAGTTGAGAACCACAAAGCCTTTGTTGGCTGATTCTTATTCTAAAAACAGAATTACGGGAAGTTTAATTCTAGTAGACGAAGGTACGAATGAGACCGTGGCTGCCGGAATGATTGTGTAAATAGCTGCAGGCTATTTGCAATTGGCTTTTGGCCTTGCTAATAGCTAACGGCCAAAAGCGAATAGCCAAATATGGATTTGAACCAACTTTTAGCAGTAGCGAAGATAGCTGCCAGAGATGCAGCTGCAGAGATTTTGAAAATATACGAAACAGGGGACTTTTCCGTAGAAGCTAAGTCTGATGACTCTCCTTTGACGAAAGCAGACAAAGCCTCTCACCTTGCCATCGTAGCACATCTGGAGAAGACTGGATTGCCCATCTTAAGCGAGGAAGGCAGAGCCATTCCATACAGCGAACGAAGGGGTTGGGATTACTTCTGGATGATCGATCCATTGGATGGGACCAAGGAATTTATCAAACGCAATGGAGAGTTCACGGTCAACATTGCGTTGATTCATCAAGGGCAATCTATTCTTGGCGTAGTACAAGTACCTGTAAAGGACGAATTGTATTATGCAATTCAAGGTAAAGGGGCCTTTAAAGAACTAAACAATGAAACAACTGAACTGCAAGTAAATAGAATCAACTTGCAGGACACAGGCTTGAAAGTAGTTGCTTCGCGTTCGCATCTTTCGGACGAGACACAGGTCTTTATGGATGGACTAGACCATCCAGAGATAGTCAGTATGGGGAGCTCTCTCAAGTTACTGGCTGTGGCAGAAGGAGCAGCCGACCTATATCCACGATTCGCTCCGACCATGGAGTGGGATACCGCCGCAGCACAGGCCATTGTCGAAGAGGCAGGAGGTATAGTGACCATTAAATCAACCTCACAGTCAGTGCTTTATAATAAAGAAGATTTGTTGAATCCCCATTTTTTGGTTTCATGTAAGGCAAAGAGCTAAATGCAGTATGGCGTGGGGTGTATTGCCAAATATTAAAGCAGAATCAAAAGCCCCTTCCGTTTAATTTTTTATCTTGCGCAAAATTTCAGGTTACTATGAGACACCTTTTTCGTGGCGTGCTTTTGTTGTTTTTGGTACTATGTTGTCAATTACACGTTGTTGCGCAGCAAACGCCAAGTATTCAAAACATTAGTAGCATCAATGTAGACGACTTGTCTGACGAGCAGATCCAAAAGTTTATTGATAAAGTTGAGTCGAGTGGCTACTCTGAGGATCAATTGATATTGCTGGCAAAATCTCGAGGCATGAGTGAATTGCAAATTCAAAAGCTCAGGTCAAGGATCGCCAAAGTGAAAAGTGGGTCATCTTCGAATTCTTCGACAAATGGGACGGGTAGATTGAGGAAGTCACCTGAGGAGGAGCAACAGACGAAGGAGCAATCGAACCAAGAGGATTTTGCTTTTGATCCATTTGAAGATATTTTGGTAGATTCATCTGCTTATATTGATGGGCTTAAAATATTTGGGCATCAGTTTTTTGAGAACAGCAGTTTGACTTTCGAAACGGGTCTCAATATGCCTACTCCAGCCAACTATGTGATAGGGCCTGGCGATGAGATGATCATTGACATTTGGGGCGCTTCTGAGCAAACCTACCAGTTGGTGGTATCACCAGAAGGAGCAATTCGTATTCCAAATTTGGGGCCTATTTATGTATCAGGTCTGACTGCTGATGCGGCTAAATCAAAGGTGATTTCACGACTCAAAAAAATATACAGTACTATAGGCCGTAGTTCAAATGCGGATGTGAGCCTAGGTCAAACGAGATCCATCAATGTTCATGTAATTGGAGCAGTCAAAAAACCTGGGACATTTTCCCTTTCTTCTTTTGGTACTGCTTTCAACGCGCTGTATAGTGCTGGTGGACCTAGTGTCGATGGTTCATTGCGAAAAATAGAAATATATCGATCGCGAGAGTTGGTATCAACCATGGATGCTTACGCCTTTATGATTCGAGGCACTGGGGAGAATATCACGCTTCAAGATCAAGATGTGATCATTGTGCGTCCTTATGTCAATAGGGTGAGATTCGATGGTGAAGTGAAGAACCCCGCAATCTATGAAATGATAGATGGAGAGACTTTTGAGGACTTGATGCTTTACTCGGGCGGATTTACCAACAATGCATACCAAGGAATAGTGAACCTCCGAAGAGTCGAGAATAACTTCAAGACGGTGCGGTCTATTGAAATTGGAGAAGCCAGTTCATTTGCGATCAAGAATGGCGATGAATTTGAAGTAGGTAAAATTAAGAATGAATTCGTGGAACGTGTGACCATAGAAGGTCCGGTTATGAACCCCGGAGAGTTTCAACTCAAGGAAGGCATGACTCTTTTGCAGTTGATTAAATCTGCTGACGGCTTACGAGGAGATACATTTATGGACAGAGGAGTCATCATTCGTCAAAATGAAGATTTTTCACTGTCAAATATTTCCTTTAGCCCAGTGAAAGTATTGAATGGGGAGGAGAGTATTGTACTCCGGAGTAATGATATTGTTAAATTTCAGTCCATTTAT
The DNA window shown above is from Reichenbachiella sp. 5M10 and carries:
- a CDS encoding SLBB domain-containing protein, which encodes MRHLFRGVLLLFLVLCCQLHVVAQQTPSIQNISSINVDDLSDEQIQKFIDKVESSGYSEDQLILLAKSRGMSELQIQKLRSRIAKVKSGSSSNSSTNGTGRLRKSPEEEQQTKEQSNQEDFAFDPFEDILVDSSAYIDGLKIFGHQFFENSSLTFETGLNMPTPANYVIGPGDEMIIDIWGASEQTYQLVVSPEGAIRIPNLGPIYVSGLTADAAKSKVISRLKKIYSTIGRSSNADVSLGQTRSINVHVIGAVKKPGTFSLSSFGTAFNALYSAGGPSVDGSLRKIEIYRSRELVSTMDAYAFMIRGTGENITLQDQDVIIVRPYVNRVRFDGEVKNPAIYEMIDGETFEDLMLYSGGFTNNAYQGIVNLRRVENNFKTVRSIEIGEASSFAIKNGDEFEVGKIKNEFVERVTIEGPVMNPGEFQLKEGMTLLQLIKSADGLRGDTFMDRGVIIRQNEDFSLSNISFSPVKVLNGEESIVLRSNDIVKFQSIYELRERYDLNIEGEVQRPGEFAYVSGMTVEDLIYLAGGFKESAAKSFVEVARRINPDSTDDINSSAEIFNFPISENLGISEKASRFKLEPFDLVVIRKSPFYSEQETVEIEGEAHFPGMYVLDQKDERISSILERAGGVTKFAYVEGATLIRQSEYYKRDEEDVGYANDAVRIRKQDLTEIFKRDTIFSNESAVFKQEEAIGIELDKILKNPGSPYDLIMRKGDIISIPRQMQTVRVRGSVLYPSNVRYQDRESLKSYVAAAGGFDQEAKKSKAYVIYANGSADQTSSFLWFKNYPKIEPGAEIVIPHKPEKQPMSAQAWVALASSVATLALVVTQIIN
- the cysQ gene encoding 3'(2'),5'-bisphosphate nucleotidase CysQ, encoding MDLNQLLAVAKIAARDAAAEILKIYETGDFSVEAKSDDSPLTKADKASHLAIVAHLEKTGLPILSEEGRAIPYSERRGWDYFWMIDPLDGTKEFIKRNGEFTVNIALIHQGQSILGVVQVPVKDELYYAIQGKGAFKELNNETTELQVNRINLQDTGLKVVASRSHLSDETQVFMDGLDHPEIVSMGSSLKLLAVAEGAADLYPRFAPTMEWDTAAAQAIVEEAGGIVTIKSTSQSVLYNKEDLLNPHFLVSCKAKS